The Sebastes umbrosus isolate fSebUmb1 chromosome 4, fSebUmb1.pri, whole genome shotgun sequence genomic sequence CCACCACAGCCTAGTGTTAGACCATAACAATAGTTGACATGATTAAGGTTCCTCTCTGATCACAGCTTCAGAAAACAAGAAGAGTTATATGTGAAATACAAAGATTTGGTTATCTTTGCAAGTTTTCTGTTCTTGATTGTGGACTGATTATTCATTATTCTGAGATTTTTCTGCTGTGGAATAGACATGGTTGATCACCCCGTGTTAAGAAACTGCTGACCGTGAAATCATCTCATCAGTGTGCGTTTCAGTGGATACTGTTAGTGTCCTAGTTATTTCGGAGGCTTCTGCACCctgctgtatatacagttctTGCTAAAACAGTGAATACTCTCTTTGCTTTTAAACAGTGAGTGTCCATCAAATATTTGCTATCGTCTCCTTAAACCGTATTTCAATCTTTGTCAGAGGCACACAGACACATCCCTGGAACGAAATACAACTCACATGTACTCGTGTGTTTTCTCGCTTCACTTTCACTCCTCACACCTccaaccaaaacacacacactgatttccTGTTCTCTAGAAGGCAACCAGCAGAAATACCCTCAACAAAGTTGTTTGTTCGATAATCTGCAGCCGCAAACACGTCCTGGAACATCTGAACCAGCACTTGTCATATGACTTAGCCCCAGGTCACATGATGGTGTATTTGATTTCAGAAAAGGAGCAGAATAGAACAGAACAATCTTTTGGACATTAGAAGCTCATGCAGGTTTTAAGCAATTTCAGTAAGATGTTAAGATGTGTGGAGATCTGATTTAGATCAGATATAAATCAGATTATTCTCTGTGTCAATTCAATTGCTGTAATGACTGAAACCAAAATGTGATGCAAACAGCAGCTTATATCCTTTCCATGAAACAATAAACCTCTCTGTCTTTCCCCCGTCAGCCTGATCTCCAGGATGCTCAAGAAGGACCCGTCTTGCCGCGCCTCACTCGAGGAGATCGAAGCTCACGACTGGCTGCAGGGGCTGGACGACGCGCTGCTCACCCCGGAGGCCCCGCCACACTGGCTCTCAGGGGCCCTCTCTCCCAGCTCTCCCCGCTCAGGAGTACCCGAGTGTGGGGACCTGCTCGCCGCAAGGCCCCCGCCTCAACAGCCTTTCCCCGGCCCCTGGCAGCCCAGCATCAGCTTCACCCTCCGTCCACCTCCGGCCGAAGAGCCTCCGGTCACCAAGAACCTGCCTGCGCTACAGCAGATctgtgaggaagaagaagaagaagaagaggaggaggaggaggaggctaaAGAGGGTGAAGGTTTGTCATCTTTGTTAGAAACAGAGCCAGAAAAAGAAGCTGAGGAAATGCTTGATGGTGCAGATGATCATGAGTGCAGGGAAGAAGAGCAAAAAGAAGAATTAGGAGGCTTAGTGGAGAtaatggaggaggaagaggaggagcaggaagagatggagacggaaataaagaaagaagacaGTGAGTGTGTGATTTCAGACCAGCCAGTCAGTCATGGAGACAAGCCGGTCAGTCAGACAACTAAAGCCCCGCCATCGTCTCTGCCTGGTTTGGGGGTACCGTGCTGTAGGGGGCAGTCGGACACCACAAGCCCAGAGGAAGGACAGGACGAGGAGACAGAACctaacaacaacaccaacaaacctcttcctctcctccctgcatCCTCTGTGCCCTCCATCCCTGCGTCCTCCTCCAGACTCATCCTGAACGAGAAGGAGGcgcaaaaaacaggaagagcaGGAGAACAAGACGAAAAaacagaggaggggggaagaGATGACCTCTTAACAGACAGATCTCAACCCCACAATGCATCAGGGACCCGGGACGAGGCTGTTCCCAGGGCGGAGCAGGGGAAACGACATAGCTTAAAGCTGCGCGAGAGACTCTTTCAGTTCCCTCTGTGTGAGAAAGCTCTGGCCTTCAACATACCGACACACAACAAGCCCAAGATCCTGCCGCTGGCTCAGTACAACTGCTGCCATGTGCTATAAGTGAAACCAGCCTGTGATGTGCTGCTCGCTCACTTGGGATATGCAGACTGGTTAGCAGTGGGCAGGTGGCTGGCTTCACTTTGTGAAGTGGCAAACTGCCGAGCTCCATGCTGAGcctttctgctgcagagacCTCGAGGCAGGAGAGCAGCAAACACCAAGCGTGCAGGACGGGACGTGTACAGCTTCATACCTACAACACCCGGCTCTAGCATTGGCTCATGTAATAAACATTGTGTTAAGCTAGAGGTGGTGTACAGCACAGTAGTCGGACTTAGTAGAACCTCATGCATTTGCTGCTGTTACGAGGAGCAACCATAGAATTACAATGACTAGACTGTGTCCAATCTGTAGCTTAGGACCAATACTGCACCAATGAGTGATGACCCTGATGAAGGCCACAGGCCGAAATGTGTTGGTCTAACGCTGTGTTCAGACCAAGAGCGAAGCGAATTTTTGCTTTACTCACGCGAGTTGTATCATTTGTGTTAATTTGCGCTAGACGCGTTGTcgccatagataccaacaacttttctttccgtCATTTCCACCATCAACCATGGGAGAAATAACCACGGTTGCTGCTCTGTatatgttgtggaagtcccagatatgtcagaaaaccaccCGGCGGTgagctgtattcacattcagtgccattgcactgactgtatctagcgaGCCACACGTCGATACTGCGGAATGAACCCAAAATATACACATTGTGATGTGATTTAATTTCAATACACATATCAAAAGGATGCTGATATGACAACATATGATGCCGATttgtctgaattcatgctttgtcaggtctgtccgcaagacgacaagcaaacgacttgtaaaatgcttgttttctgaatggagtttggatcgatcagtgccaggctttgtagctgctccatcaacactcaagatAAAGTCATGTAGGCATAAATACGGGAGCGAcattgttgtttctaccataaACAGTCTGgggtttacacacataaatttatacacagagtttcGTCCGGTCTCTTTCCAAATATGATGAACTATTGTAGCTCTATGTGCCCACAGAGAGCAGCAATATTTCTTTCCTCCAATTTCCTCACTTTTTTTCGTCCACGTCAGTGACGACCGGAGGAGAATCTCAACACTGAGGGTTTCGCGACACAGCGTCAGCAGATTTCTTGctcaagttgaaatatttcaactcacGCAAATGAGGCAAATTTTGCATGTTCGCGTTGCACGAATTTGCGTCTgttcgcctctttgcattgactttgtatgtaattgcGCCATGCCAAAAGtttgcttcgctcttggtgtgaacacaccatTACAATAAAGTTGTTCTATATActacaagtgttgctggagaTTTGACCTCCTCAGACAATACTGGACCTACAGGAAGGATGACGACAACAAGAGATAGACTGCAACAGTTTTACTGAATAAGCTATAgtctgtttggtttgtttaaaagGTGCCTACGATGATGAAATGGATTTCATACTGTACATGGCCTCTGTGTCATTTTGGGATCCGACTGTAAAAAGCTCTAAAAGTCTGAATGGTCTGGCACTCAGTAGATCCAcgatttcatattttataatatatgaaTTAGACTAAAGTTTGAACCAGCTTCTGCTACAGAGTAGCACTCGTTTCCTCTTCCCTTTGCACAGCCTGCTTCTCTCGTTGGTTTATAAGCTCTTAATATAAGCTCTATTAAAGAACGACtgttatgatatgatatgatatatgatatgatatgatactgTGTAATATATGCCTCAGACTGAGATGATGATATGATTTTCTTCTCTCTTAACCCTAAAGTCTAATTGATAAAATGGCTTGTcctaacatactgtataatactaTTGATAGGATCATTGATCGGGATGCAGGTCTTCCGTTGTATTTGAACTTTGTATTCATACTGAACAGTTGAATAATATTTGATCATGACCGTTTTATTTTGGATGTTCAGATAGGAAATTTCTTGGATTTGTTTTTATAACGTGACAAAGATATTAATTCTCTGAAGAGATATGTGACTTTGTGCAtgttattactgttatttatCACCAATATACCTCCATGTGTCTTGGATCTGACAGGACATTGTTCTTGTGTAACTGTAAGTACCTTGAGGTAACCCACTGAATGATGAATTGCACACAATACGACTACTGTAGCTGGTAGCTTTCTACAAGCAGTATCTTTGGACTGATGGATAGATTTGGTGGTCATTTAGAGCGAATGATGTGATATGTTATTGTGTGGCTGAGGAGTCtctctatggaggacggaacctgccaaaataaataaacaaatgactcgataaataaataaacatgtcattaaatgcagcaacaataatataaaaaaatattattaaattattaaatgataaaaatgtgacatcaatttatatttctgttttaatttgatttgcctctttattcatttatctttatattaattcccttatttacttatgtatttatttttatacatttttaaatgtatttatttatttttgcatttatttttatttatatttatttttaaatttgtgtatttatgcatttatttatttatttcagcatgattttccctttggggaataaggggtgaaatgtaAAGGCAGAATTGTGCAGATAAAGTAAATACATGACTGCATTaatacatgaatacataaaaacatatctaaaataaataaaatgataaatgcaaaaataaataaataaattcaaaaataaatacaaataaaaacataaataaaagggaaagttaaacagaagagtaaataaataagacaattaaTATAAgcatagataaataaagaagcaaattaaaacagaattatcaagtcatgtcacattttatcaatcaatgaatggctacatttattttcacaattagttttgctacatttaattacatttatttattggtttattaccttattttgaattttggcaggttccgtctaCCATATCCCTCCGTATGGTATCATTTTACCATAGAatgcctctgtgtgtttctatatTTTCTCATACACACTGTATTTTTCCTCTTTTGAAGCTGAGACAAGAAGTGAAACATTTTGTAAAGTTAAAGAAGGCCAAAGCTGAACAAGGGTGCTTCATGGGTACAACTAATTGGATTTTTAGCGTGCGACCTGTGATCGGACGGTCCTCGTCTATATAAAGAGCGGATGTCAGGTGAAATCTGATTATCACTCATATTTCATCAGCCATTGAAGCATAAAATCTGTGCAGAAGAGGGATAAAAATCTCATCATTTGTACCTGTGTGATTGCAGCCTGTCTCTCCTCAATGTGTCTACTGACCTGTATTGTAACTAGGACCACGTCTCCATGGAGCCATGaacttatttttctgtatttatttattaaaaatggatTAAATCAACAGGATGAATGTGTGCAGTGTGCTGATTTTGTAGAGAATGTGGACAGTGATACTGTACAGTGTTgtttctctcaaacacacaggagactAAATATCCACTTCTGGATGAGACTGAATTACCAAACCCAGACCCCCAGCTGCATATGTTTGAGACTGTGTACCGCTAAAGCACAATATCAAGTGAAATGGtacttatgtaaaagtacacaagtattatcagctagGCCTAAATGTACTTTATCAAAATTCATTAAGCAGCAGAATGGCTCTTCAGTATTATATTAGTGTACACGTTATGTTACTGGATT encodes the following:
- the snrkb gene encoding SNF related kinase b; this translates as MDSSGEIPSTQDGHLEPRSSPGRSDLSGLYHLGRTLGRGHFAVVKLARHVSTRQLVAVKMIDKTKLDVMATSHLLQEVRCMRLVQHPNVVRLYEVIDTPTTLYLVMELAEGGDLYDYILRHEGGVAEGTAKRHFAQIVHAVAYCHRLHVVHRDLKPENVVFFPQQGAVKLTDFGFSNLFQPGTMLATSCGSLAYSAPEILLGEEYDAPAVDIWSLGVILYMLVCGVPPFQETNDSETLVMILDCRYCVPEHVSDDCRDLISRMLKKDPSCRASLEEIEAHDWLQGLDDALLTPEAPPHWLSGALSPSSPRSGVPECGDLLAARPPPQQPFPGPWQPSISFTLRPPPAEEPPVTKNLPALQQICEEEEEEEEEEEEEAKEGEGLSSLLETEPEKEAEEMLDGADDHECREEEQKEELGGLVEIMEEEEEEQEEMETEIKKEDSECVISDQPVSHGDKPVSQTTKAPPSSLPGLGVPCCRGQSDTTSPEEGQDEETEPNNNTNKPLPLLPASSVPSIPASSSRLILNEKEAQKTGRAGEQDEKTEEGGRDDLLTDRSQPHNASGTRDEAVPRAEQGKRHSLKLRERLFQFPLCEKALAFNIPTHNKPKILPLAQYNCCHVL